Proteins encoded within one genomic window of Rubidibacter lacunae KORDI 51-2:
- a CDS encoding TIGR03960 family B12-binding radical SAM protein, which translates to MTATIHSLLTPEITKPARYLGNELGARHKPWESADVRWVLTYPEVYEVGASNLGHIILYNVLNAQPHQLCDRAYLPAPDLAAKLRATETPLFALESRRSLTEFDILGFSLSYELGATNVLEMLDLAGIALVWQERAEEAPLIFAGGQTATSNPEPYADFFDFLALGDGEELLPEIGLILSDGKAAGLSREALLLDLAQVPGVYVPRFYAVSDDGAVHPTRSDVPPRVLRRVARPLPAYSTGLVPFVETVHDRLTVEIRRGCTRGCRFCQPGMLTRPAHDVEPEQVVDAIERGMRATGYNEFSLLSLSCSDYLALPAVGMDIKNRLKDENISLSLPSQRVDRFDENIAHIIGGIRKSGLTFAPEAGTQRMRDVINKGLTNEELLRGIKTAVEQGWDKVKLYFMIGLPGETDADVIGIAETIRWLRRECRAPKRRRLDFNVTISNFTPKPHTPFQWHSVSTAEFLRKQALLRAEFQMMRGVKVNFTDVRISAMEDFVGRGDRRLAPVVRRAWELGAGMDSWWESLDKAFGAWEQAIGEAGLDWKYRQVDAGEWDVTAALAADGDRERLLDAPLPWDHIDSGVDKGWLKADLQRALEAATVPDCSYEGCSQCGVCGLDFGHNIVVEPPPIPTFAGHSRSDCPRVQRLRMRFGKVGAMRLISHLDLVRLFDRAVRRASLPIAFTNGYHPGPRISIANALSLGATGSGEIVDFDLKNRMEPEQFRQQLAAQLPPEIPLHNIEEVSLKASATSLLERAEYQVAIAAADVKQSAAAEQWLAWVRAIVERADIPWEKTAKSGKVREVNLRDRLYDLELLSVVEGVATLRYIGSCRNDGTLLQPDHLTIMFERVGDREFQLQHAHRHQLFLRADSEEPSTDS; encoded by the coding sequence ATGACTGCCACGATTCATTCGTTACTAACGCCCGAGATTACGAAACCCGCCCGCTATCTCGGTAACGAGTTGGGTGCGCGACACAAGCCTTGGGAGAGCGCCGATGTGCGCTGGGTGCTGACCTATCCCGAGGTTTACGAGGTCGGTGCGTCCAATCTGGGACACATCATTCTCTATAACGTCCTAAACGCTCAGCCGCACCAACTGTGCGATCGTGCGTACCTACCTGCACCAGACTTAGCGGCAAAACTTCGGGCGACGGAGACGCCGCTATTTGCCTTGGAGTCGCGGCGATCGCTGACGGAATTCGACATTCTAGGCTTTAGCCTCAGCTACGAGCTGGGCGCGACGAACGTTCTCGAGATGCTGGACTTAGCAGGCATTGCATTGGTCTGGCAGGAGCGCGCTGAAGAGGCCCCTCTGATATTTGCCGGCGGTCAGACAGCAACTTCAAACCCCGAGCCCTATGCTGACTTCTTCGATTTCCTCGCTCTCGGCGACGGCGAGGAACTGCTGCCAGAGATTGGATTGATTTTGTCAGATGGCAAAGCAGCCGGACTGTCGCGAGAGGCACTTTTATTGGATCTGGCTCAGGTGCCGGGCGTTTATGTGCCGCGGTTCTATGCCGTATCCGATGACGGCGCCGTGCACCCGACGCGATCGGATGTCCCACCACGGGTCCTGCGGCGAGTAGCTCGACCGCTCCCTGCCTATTCGACCGGATTGGTGCCCTTTGTGGAGACGGTCCACGATCGCCTGACGGTGGAGATCCGGCGGGGGTGCACGCGGGGCTGTCGCTTCTGCCAGCCGGGAATGCTGACGCGACCGGCACACGATGTGGAACCCGAGCAAGTGGTCGACGCGATCGAGCGCGGGATGCGGGCAACTGGATATAACGAGTTTTCACTGCTGTCGCTGAGCTGCTCGGATTACTTAGCGCTGCCGGCAGTAGGGATGGACATCAAAAACCGCCTTAAGGACGAAAATATTTCCCTGTCCTTACCCAGCCAGCGGGTCGATCGCTTCGATGAGAATATCGCTCACATCATCGGGGGCATCCGTAAAAGCGGTCTGACCTTCGCGCCGGAAGCGGGAACGCAGCGGATGCGAGACGTAATCAACAAAGGGTTGACCAATGAAGAGTTATTGCGCGGCATCAAGACGGCCGTCGAGCAGGGTTGGGATAAAGTCAAACTCTATTTCATGATCGGGTTGCCGGGTGAGACAGATGCAGATGTGATTGGCATTGCCGAGACCATTCGCTGGTTGCGTCGCGAGTGTCGCGCCCCCAAGCGCCGCCGCCTAGATTTCAACGTCACGATTTCAAATTTCACTCCCAAACCGCATACGCCGTTCCAGTGGCACTCGGTTTCAACGGCGGAATTTCTGCGCAAACAAGCGTTGCTGCGCGCTGAGTTCCAAATGATGCGGGGTGTCAAGGTCAATTTCACCGACGTCCGCATTTCGGCAATGGAAGATTTTGTCGGTCGTGGCGATCGCCGCTTGGCACCGGTGGTACGGCGCGCGTGGGAGCTGGGAGCCGGTATGGATTCCTGGTGGGAAAGCTTGGACAAAGCCTTCGGAGCCTGGGAGCAGGCAATTGGCGAAGCGGGCTTGGACTGGAAATACCGCCAAGTAGATGCAGGCGAGTGGGACGTTACAGCCGCGCTGGCAGCGGACGGCGATCGCGAGCGGCTGTTGGATGCCCCGCTGCCGTGGGACCACATCGACTCGGGCGTAGACAAAGGCTGGCTCAAAGCCGATTTGCAGAGAGCCTTGGAGGCCGCTACGGTGCCGGATTGTTCATACGAAGGCTGCTCCCAATGCGGGGTTTGTGGGCTGGACTTCGGGCACAACATCGTCGTTGAGCCGCCGCCGATCCCGACATTTGCCGGACACTCTCGATCGGACTGCCCGCGCGTGCAGCGGTTGCGGATGCGGTTTGGCAAAGTCGGTGCGATGCGGCTGATCAGTCATCTGGACTTGGTGCGCCTGTTCGATCGGGCGGTGCGGCGGGCAAGTTTGCCGATCGCGTTTACCAACGGCTACCATCCAGGGCCGCGCATTTCCATTGCCAATGCGCTGTCGTTGGGAGCAACGGGGAGCGGCGAGATCGTCGACTTCGACCTAAAAAACCGAATGGAGCCCGAGCAATTCCGCCAGCAGCTGGCCGCACAGCTTCCGCCCGAAATTCCACTCCACAACATTGAGGAAGTCAGTCTCAAGGCATCGGCCACGAGTTTGCTGGAGCGCGCCGAATACCAGGTCGCGATCGCGGCAGCTGACGTCAAGCAATCTGCTGCTGCCGAACAATGGCTAGCGTGGGTGCGCGCGATCGTCGAGCGAGCGGACATTCCCTGGGAGAAAACCGCTAAGTCAGGCAAAGTCAGGGAGGTTAATTTACGCGATCGCCTCTACGACCTCGAATTGTTGTCAGTCGTAGAAGGCGTCGCGACGCTGCGTTACATTGGCAGCTGTCGCAATGACGGCACCTTGCTGCAGCCGGACCACCTGACGATTATGTTTGAGCGCGTCGGCGATCGCGAGTTCCAGCTCCAACACGCCCACCGCCACCAGCTGTTTTTGCGAGCCGATTCGGAAGAGCCGTCAACAGATTCCTAG
- a CDS encoding bifunctional pantoate--beta-alanine ligase/(d)CMP kinase translates to MRLFKTVAGLRCELARVRQQGDTVGFVPTMGALHAGHDCLIERAIAETDCTVVSIFVNPLQFEPGSDFERYPRDLVADCCHCEHLGARIIFAPEAGELYGNNADGFGCEAGGATRNPTRVLPPPEMLRVLCAPYRPGHFEGVADAVIRLLNIVQPDTAYFGEKDAQQLAIVRLLASDLKVPVDIRSVETVREPSGLACSSRNRYLTSGQRAAAAAIAYSLNKACHAFGAGERNSNVLASLVKRELATVPELRVEYVELVHPQTLAPLAEIADRGLLATAVYLGDTRLIDNVLLRQRRPVVAIDGPAGAGKSTVTRRVASKLGLLHLDTGAMYRAVTWLVLETGVALDDEARVVETIAPAAIELVPAATPDEPARTYINGKDVTEAIRTTHVTQHVSQVSALPAVRRMLVARQQRYGDRGGIVAEGRDIGTHVFPDAELKIFLTASLPERARRRARDLEQQGRAPVDLAQLEGEIARRDDYDRSRAVAPLTKADDAIELLTDNLSLVAVVDRIAQLYRQHLVPPSSSEQRSHRYRE, encoded by the coding sequence GTGCGCTTGTTTAAAACCGTTGCCGGGCTGCGCTGCGAATTGGCGCGCGTGCGGCAACAAGGAGATACAGTCGGATTCGTACCGACGATGGGTGCGCTTCACGCTGGCCACGATTGCCTCATCGAGCGCGCGATCGCCGAAACGGATTGCACTGTCGTTAGTATTTTTGTCAATCCGTTGCAATTTGAGCCCGGTTCGGATTTCGAACGCTATCCGCGCGATTTGGTCGCCGACTGTTGTCATTGCGAGCACTTGGGCGCGCGCATTATCTTCGCGCCGGAGGCCGGAGAACTTTACGGGAACAATGCCGACGGCTTCGGTTGCGAGGCAGGGGGGGCAACTCGCAATCCGACTCGCGTGCTGCCTCCACCAGAGATGTTACGCGTGCTATGCGCGCCCTATCGACCGGGGCACTTTGAAGGCGTTGCTGATGCAGTTATTCGGCTCTTAAACATCGTGCAACCAGACACAGCGTATTTTGGCGAAAAGGATGCTCAGCAGCTAGCAATTGTGCGGTTGTTGGCATCGGATTTAAAAGTACCGGTAGATATCCGCTCGGTCGAGACGGTGCGCGAACCGTCGGGGCTGGCATGTAGCTCGCGCAATCGTTACTTAACGTCGGGACAGCGGGCGGCGGCGGCGGCGATCGCCTACAGTCTCAATAAAGCCTGCCATGCCTTCGGAGCTGGGGAACGCAACAGTAATGTCCTCGCGTCCCTCGTCAAGCGCGAACTCGCCACGGTTCCAGAGTTGCGCGTGGAATATGTGGAGCTGGTCCACCCGCAGACGCTTGCGCCCCTGGCGGAGATCGCCGATCGCGGCTTGTTGGCAACGGCCGTGTATTTAGGGGATACGCGCTTGATCGACAACGTATTGCTGCGGCAGCGCCGTCCGGTGGTGGCGATCGACGGTCCGGCCGGCGCGGGGAAATCCACCGTGACGCGGCGAGTGGCGAGCAAGTTGGGCTTGCTGCATTTGGATACGGGGGCGATGTACCGTGCGGTAACGTGGTTGGTACTCGAAACTGGTGTCGCCCTCGACGATGAAGCGCGGGTTGTCGAAACGATCGCTCCAGCAGCCATCGAACTAGTTCCGGCCGCGACGCCCGACGAGCCCGCCCGCACTTACATCAACGGCAAGGACGTCACCGAGGCGATTCGCACGACGCACGTGACTCAGCACGTGTCGCAGGTGTCGGCGCTGCCGGCCGTAAGGCGCATGCTGGTGGCGCGGCAGCAGCGCTACGGCGATCGGGGCGGGATCGTTGCCGAGGGGCGCGACATCGGTACCCACGTGTTCCCGGATGCCGAGCTGAAAATTTTCCTGACAGCCTCCCTGCCAGAGCGCGCCCGCCGTCGTGCCCGGGATCTAGAGCAGCAGGGTCGCGCGCCGGTCGACCTCGCCCAACTCGAAGGCGAGATCGCCCGCCGCGACGACTACGATCGCTCCCGCGCCGTGGCACCCCTGACCAAAGCCGACGACGCGATCGAATTGCTGACCGACAACCTCAGCCTGGTGGCCGTCGTCGATCGCATTGCCCAACTCTACCGCCAGCACCTCGTACCGCCAAGTTCGTCCGAGCAGCGTTCGCACCGATATCGGGAATAG
- the trmB gene encoding tRNA (guanosine(46)-N7)-methyltransferase TrmB, with product MIYSRDKKLRVRQHVNPLAQKYQTSFEPPDWSAIYPASHQPLFLDIGSARGWFLLEMAQRSPDWNYLGLEIRQPLVDEANRRKTNLESSNLHYLFCNANIALPALLASLPPGALNYVAIQFPDPWFKNRHAKRRVVQPDLVTSLAMYMSDGGTVFLQSDVRCVAEEMRDRFAASPHFQPTSASWLPENPLEIVTERERSCQDRCLPIYRLLLRKCRIGVPGSA from the coding sequence TTGATCTACAGCCGCGATAAAAAGCTGCGCGTGCGCCAGCACGTGAACCCGCTCGCTCAAAAGTACCAAACGTCTTTCGAACCGCCTGACTGGAGTGCAATCTATCCAGCCAGTCACCAACCGCTGTTTCTCGACATCGGCAGCGCTCGGGGATGGTTTCTGTTGGAGATGGCGCAGCGATCGCCCGACTGGAACTACCTCGGTTTAGAGATTCGCCAACCCCTGGTTGATGAAGCCAACCGCCGCAAGACTAACCTCGAGTCGAGCAATCTGCATTATTTGTTTTGCAACGCTAACATCGCTCTGCCCGCTCTGTTGGCATCGCTCCCGCCGGGTGCGTTGAACTACGTTGCGATTCAGTTTCCCGATCCCTGGTTCAAGAACCGCCACGCGAAGCGCCGAGTCGTGCAACCCGACCTCGTTACTTCCCTGGCCATGTATATGAGCGACGGCGGAACTGTTTTCTTACAATCCGACGTGCGCTGCGTTGCCGAAGAGATGCGCGATCGCTTTGCAGCCAGTCCTCACTTTCAGCCGACCAGTGCTAGCTGGCTGCCGGAAAATCCGTTAGAAATTGTCACCGAGCGCGAGCGCTCTTGCCAGGATCGCTGTTTGCCGATTTACCGCCTGCTGCTGCGTAAATGTCGTATTGGGGTGCCGGGATCGGCCTAG
- the pds gene encoding 15-cis-phytoene desaturase, producing MQVAIAGAGLAGLSCAKYLADAGHEPIVLEARDVLGGKVAAWKDEDGDWYETGLHIVFGAYPNMLKLFRELNIEDRLQWKEHSMIFNQPEQPGTYSRFDFPDIPAPVNGIVAILRNNDMLTWPEKIRFGIALIPAILRGQSYVEEMDKYSWSEWMAKHGLPKRIEKEVFIAMSKALNFINPDEISATILLTALNRFLQEKNGSKMAFLDGSPTERLCQPIVDYVRDRGGDVRLRAPLKEFLLNADGSVRGFLLRGLDGAEDEVLAADLYVSAMPVDPLKLLLPAPWRQMPYFQQLDGLEGVPVINLHLWFDRKLTDIDHLLFSRSDLLSVYADMSNTCKEYADPERSMLELVLAPAKDWIGRSDEDIVAATMVELEQLFPQHFTGDCPAQLRKYRVVKTPRSVYKATPGRQDCRPSQKTPLANFYLAGDFTMQRYLASMEGAILSGKLAAQQIVSDLQAGSVSAATDKALATTSA from the coding sequence ATGCAAGTAGCGATCGCCGGCGCGGGTTTGGCCGGACTGTCTTGTGCGAAGTATTTGGCAGATGCCGGACACGAACCCATTGTTTTAGAAGCGCGGGACGTTTTAGGCGGTAAAGTTGCCGCTTGGAAAGACGAGGACGGCGACTGGTACGAAACGGGTTTGCACATCGTGTTTGGCGCATACCCGAACATGTTGAAGCTATTTCGCGAGCTAAATATTGAAGATCGGCTGCAGTGGAAAGAGCATTCGATGATCTTCAATCAGCCGGAGCAGCCCGGTACCTACTCGCGCTTCGACTTTCCAGATATTCCCGCTCCGGTCAACGGCATCGTTGCCATTCTCCGCAACAACGACATGCTCACCTGGCCGGAAAAGATTCGTTTTGGGATTGCGCTGATCCCGGCAATCCTGCGCGGTCAATCTTATGTTGAAGAAATGGACAAGTACTCTTGGTCTGAGTGGATGGCCAAGCACGGCTTGCCAAAGCGCATCGAGAAAGAAGTGTTCATCGCCATGTCCAAGGCCTTGAATTTCATTAACCCCGACGAAATCTCCGCCACGATTTTACTGACAGCACTCAACCGTTTTCTGCAGGAAAAAAACGGTTCGAAAATGGCGTTCCTCGACGGCTCTCCGACCGAGCGTCTCTGTCAGCCGATCGTCGATTATGTCCGCGATCGCGGCGGTGACGTTCGCTTGCGCGCCCCGCTCAAAGAATTCCTGCTGAATGCCGATGGGAGCGTGCGCGGGTTCCTCTTGCGCGGTCTCGACGGTGCCGAGGATGAGGTATTGGCAGCCGATCTTTACGTTTCGGCAATGCCGGTCGATCCACTTAAACTGCTGCTGCCCGCACCCTGGCGGCAGATGCCGTATTTCCAGCAGCTCGATGGTCTTGAAGGCGTGCCAGTGATCAATCTGCACCTGTGGTTCGATCGCAAGCTCACTGACATCGATCACCTGCTGTTCTCCCGCTCCGATTTGCTCAGCGTATATGCCGACATGAGCAACACCTGCAAGGAGTACGCCGATCCCGAGCGCTCGATGCTCGAACTGGTACTTGCCCCAGCTAAGGATTGGATTGGGCGGTCGGATGAAGATATTGTGGCGGCGACAATGGTCGAGCTCGAGCAACTATTTCCGCAGCATTTCACGGGCGATTGTCCGGCACAATTGCGCAAGTACCGCGTTGTCAAAACCCCGCGCTCGGTCTACAAGGCTACGCCTGGCCGTCAAGACTGCCGTCCCAGCCAAAAAACTCCGCTCGCCAACTTCTACCTTGCTGGTGACTTTACAATGCAACGCTACCTCGCGAGTATGGAAGGTGCTATTCTCTCGGGCAAGCTCGCGGCGCAACAAATTGTCTCCGACCTCCAAGCCGGTTCCGTATCGGCAGCAACAGATAAAGCCCTGGCAACCACAAGCGCTTGA
- a CDS encoding ankyrin repeat domain-containing protein encodes MGATFVNHHVRSDRREPVEQAVQTLSEAGAYLSTARQGWVSIFDQAVEEQFDESGVEQFTRQLSAQLESIAIGVVVSDSDSILLWIYGRDRQQLHYVLEPSHKSHDSKALCTALQHCSSTGASFEDFAAVCRRQYEFAEDCWGDLAELLGIPRAFADLDYTSIADGEFDEVGLVASDLLAVGEIESSGGRALPAGLSSVGEQYLLAVQQQRGLSPAPGGQLPNESPLVEAVRSGNVARVRSQLAAGANVETTNWEQSATLLAIAAGEGHLELVDLLLASGAQINFEYDPWSLQPQRPLASPLECAARGGHEAIVARLLAAGAELGAGRSALYAAVVGDCAPLVRMLLAAGADPNGDDPKMPLGMGMTLLMSAAQLGAVEVAIALLEAGADPNRRDEEGWTARCHAQRYGQVQSCNCWTGTLKLHPSGNLMRQELTRN; translated from the coding sequence ATGGGTGCGACCTTTGTCAACCACCACGTGAGAAGCGATCGCCGCGAGCCCGTGGAGCAGGCCGTGCAAACCCTCTCTGAGGCGGGGGCATACCTCTCGACAGCTCGACAGGGTTGGGTTTCCATCTTCGACCAAGCTGTGGAAGAGCAGTTTGACGAGAGTGGGGTCGAGCAGTTTACCCGACAGCTCTCGGCTCAACTTGAGTCCATCGCAATTGGAGTTGTTGTTAGCGATAGCGACTCGATTTTGCTATGGATCTACGGCCGCGATCGCCAACAGCTCCATTACGTTCTGGAACCCTCCCACAAGTCACACGACAGCAAAGCTCTTTGCACGGCATTGCAACATTGCAGTAGCACCGGGGCATCGTTCGAAGACTTCGCTGCCGTTTGCCGTCGCCAATACGAGTTTGCGGAGGATTGCTGGGGCGACCTGGCCGAACTTCTGGGTATTCCGCGTGCCTTTGCGGATCTGGACTACACTTCCATCGCGGATGGGGAATTTGATGAAGTGGGGCTCGTGGCGAGTGACCTCCTCGCCGTTGGTGAGATTGAGTCGTCAGGGGGTCGTGCACTCCCGGCAGGTCTCTCTAGTGTTGGCGAACAGTATCTGCTCGCAGTTCAACAGCAGCGGGGATTGTCGCCGGCTCCAGGCGGGCAGCTTCCCAATGAGTCCCCGCTCGTCGAAGCTGTCCGATCGGGAAATGTCGCTCGGGTACGATCGCAGCTAGCTGCAGGAGCGAATGTCGAGACCACCAACTGGGAGCAATCGGCAACTTTGCTAGCGATCGCGGCTGGAGAAGGTCATCTCGAACTCGTCGATCTACTACTGGCAAGCGGAGCCCAAATCAACTTTGAGTACGATCCCTGGAGTCTTCAACCACAGAGACCCCTAGCATCTCCCCTAGAATGTGCGGCTAGAGGCGGGCACGAAGCCATTGTTGCGCGCTTGCTTGCCGCCGGAGCAGAGCTTGGAGCCGGCCGCAGTGCTCTGTACGCCGCTGTTGTTGGTGATTGCGCCCCTCTGGTCCGCATGTTGCTGGCAGCCGGAGCCGACCCCAACGGAGACGACCCCAAAATGCCACTCGGAATGGGCATGACATTGTTGATGAGTGCAGCTCAGCTGGGCGCAGTCGAAGTCGCGATCGCCCTCCTCGAAGCAGGCGCAGACCCCAACCGTCGCGATGAGGAAGGCTGGACTGCTCGCTGCCATGCCCAGCGTTACGGGCAAGTGCAGTCTTGCAACTGCTGGACAGGCACTCTCAAACTCCACCCAAGCGGTAACCTTATGCGGCAAGAACTGACGCGGAACTGA
- the uvrC gene encoding excinuclease ABC subunit UvrC, whose product MVSTPAEAKPLLQDRDRLEERLREIPLQPGIYLMRDKTGHILYIGKSKKLRSRVRSYFRKSGDLSESKQLMLRQVVDIEFVVTDTEAEALALEANLVKQHQPHFNVLLKDDKRYPYLCITWSEEYPRIFITRRRRLGRQKDKYYGPYVDARALRMTLRLVRRIFPQRQRPRPLFKDRPCINYHLGRCPGVCQGMISSEDYRKTIQKIAMVFEGRSVELAKALAQRMEVAAEELNFELAARLRDRIAALNALTADQKVSLPDDTVSRDAIALVADAQHACIQLFQTRAGKLVGRLGFFADIAVHRAGNDPGAILQRVLEEHYARADPIEIPSEVIVQHDLPDREFVADWLSGLRGRKVSIVVPQRQAKAELIEMVERNARYELERTQRVADRNAQALQDLATILDLPEPPKRIEGYDISHIQGANAVGSQVVFVDGIPAKQHYRHYKIKNPAVRSGRSDDFASLAEIVRRRFRKFAENPDLDRQGNPDFPDLVVIDGGKGQLSSVVAVLQTMNLLQDVAAIGLAKRREEIFLPGESQPLPTNPEQPGVQVLRRLRDEAHRFAINFHRRQRTNQQRRSRLNDIPGLGHHRQKELLAHFRSIDYIREASPEQIAEVPGIGPRLARQIYNYFHPA is encoded by the coding sequence ATGGTATCCACGCCTGCTGAAGCTAAGCCGCTTTTGCAAGATCGCGATCGCCTCGAAGAACGCTTGCGGGAAATCCCCCTGCAACCGGGCATTTACCTGATGCGCGATAAAACCGGGCATATCCTCTATATCGGCAAGTCCAAGAAGCTGCGATCGCGGGTGCGTTCGTACTTCCGCAAGTCCGGCGACCTCAGCGAATCGAAGCAACTGATGTTGCGTCAAGTGGTCGACATCGAATTTGTCGTCACCGACACCGAAGCTGAAGCCCTCGCTCTCGAAGCCAATCTCGTCAAGCAGCACCAACCTCACTTCAACGTGCTGCTCAAAGACGACAAGCGCTATCCCTACCTCTGCATCACTTGGTCCGAAGAATACCCGCGTATCTTTATCACCCGCCGCCGCCGGCTCGGGCGCCAAAAAGATAAATACTACGGTCCCTACGTCGACGCGCGCGCGCTGCGCATGACCTTACGGCTCGTGCGGCGGATTTTTCCCCAGCGCCAGCGCCCCCGCCCCCTGTTCAAAGATCGGCCCTGCATCAACTACCACCTCGGTCGCTGCCCCGGTGTCTGCCAGGGAATGATTTCCTCGGAAGACTATCGCAAGACCATTCAGAAAATAGCCATGGTGTTTGAAGGGCGATCGGTCGAGCTGGCAAAGGCTTTGGCACAGCGCATGGAAGTTGCCGCCGAGGAACTTAACTTCGAGCTGGCCGCTCGCCTGCGCGATCGAATCGCAGCGCTAAACGCCCTCACTGCCGATCAAAAAGTCTCGCTGCCAGACGACACGGTTTCGCGCGACGCGATCGCTCTCGTGGCCGACGCACAACACGCCTGCATCCAGTTGTTTCAAACTCGCGCCGGCAAACTCGTCGGGCGATTGGGCTTCTTCGCCGACATTGCCGTCCACCGCGCGGGCAACGATCCCGGCGCGATTCTACAGCGGGTCCTGGAAGAACACTATGCGCGTGCCGACCCGATCGAAATTCCCAGCGAAGTCATTGTCCAGCACGACTTGCCCGATCGCGAATTCGTTGCCGATTGGTTGAGCGGATTGCGCGGGCGCAAGGTTTCGATCGTTGTGCCGCAGCGCCAAGCCAAAGCCGAACTGATCGAGATGGTAGAGCGTAACGCCCGCTATGAACTCGAACGCACACAGCGCGTTGCCGATCGCAATGCCCAAGCCCTGCAGGACCTCGCCACGATCTTGGATTTGCCCGAGCCGCCCAAACGCATCGAAGGCTATGACATCTCCCACATCCAAGGTGCCAATGCCGTTGGCTCGCAAGTGGTGTTTGTAGACGGCATCCCCGCCAAGCAGCATTACCGCCACTACAAGATCAAAAATCCCGCCGTTCGTTCCGGGCGATCGGATGACTTTGCCAGCCTTGCAGAGATCGTTCGACGCCGCTTCCGTAAGTTCGCCGAAAACCCAGACCTAGATCGGCAAGGCAATCCCGACTTCCCCGATCTAGTCGTCATCGACGGTGGGAAAGGTCAGCTGTCATCGGTGGTAGCCGTACTGCAGACCATGAACCTCCTGCAAGACGTTGCAGCGATCGGTTTGGCCAAACGGCGCGAAGAGATTTTCTTGCCCGGCGAGTCGCAACCGCTACCCACGAACCCCGAGCAGCCGGGCGTGCAGGTGTTGCGGCGCTTGCGCGACGAAGCCCACCGCTTTGCCATCAATTTTCACCGCCGCCAGCGGACAAACCAACAGCGGCGATCGCGCCTCAACGACATTCCCGGTTTGGGTCACCACCGCCAAAAGGAACTACTCGCCCACTTCCGCTCCATCGACTACATCCGCGAAGCCTCGCCCGAGCAGATTGCCGAAGTCCCGGGCATCGGTCCCCGCTTGGCTCGGCAGATCTACAACTACTTCCACCCGGCGTAA
- the crtB gene encoding 15-cis-phytoene synthase CrtB — MLQLTRLQPPRSLASTSDAYEYCRRVTAEYSKTFYLGTMLMPPEKRRAIWAIYVWCRRTDELVDGPNASQTTPETLDCWEEHLNSIFAGRPIDAPDVALVDALERFPIEIQPFRDMIDGQRMDLYRSRYETFEELRLYCYRVAGTVGLMSNAVLGFDDCLRTAPWATATPEPTDEAIALGIANQLTNILRDVGEDAQRGRIYLPLEDLALFDYSEGDLLTGINDERWQGLMQFQIRRARKFYAEAQRGISKLSADARWPVWAALMLYQGILGVIERNNYDVFSQRAYVAQSKKFLYLPIAWLRAQAL; from the coding sequence ATGCTGCAATTGACAAGACTCCAGCCGCCCCGATCGCTAGCCTCTACTTCTGATGCCTACGAATACTGTCGTCGGGTCACGGCGGAGTACTCAAAAACGTTTTACCTCGGCACCATGCTAATGCCGCCGGAAAAGCGTCGGGCCATTTGGGCTATATACGTATGGTGTCGGCGGACGGATGAGTTAGTTGACGGCCCCAATGCTAGCCAGACGACGCCGGAAACGCTCGACTGCTGGGAAGAGCATCTCAACTCGATTTTTGCCGGCCGTCCGATTGACGCTCCGGACGTCGCTCTCGTAGACGCGCTCGAACGGTTCCCGATCGAGATCCAGCCGTTTCGCGACATGATCGACGGCCAGCGGATGGATCTCTACCGCAGCCGCTACGAAACCTTCGAAGAACTGCGCCTGTACTGCTATCGCGTGGCAGGTACAGTTGGGCTGATGTCCAATGCCGTGCTGGGTTTCGACGATTGCCTGCGCACCGCACCATGGGCAACAGCAACACCAGAGCCAACCGACGAGGCGATCGCGCTGGGAATTGCCAATCAGCTGACAAACATCCTGCGCGACGTGGGCGAGGACGCGCAACGCGGGCGCATTTATCTGCCCCTTGAAGACCTAGCGCTGTTTGACTATAGCGAAGGCGACCTCTTGACCGGTATCAATGACGAACGTTGGCAAGGGTTGATGCAATTCCAGATCCGGCGAGCGCGGAAGTTTTACGCTGAAGCCCAGAGAGGGATTAGCAAGCTCAGTGCCGACGCTCGCTGGCCGGTGTGGGCGGCGCTGATGCTATATCAGGGTATTTTGGGCGTGATCGAGCGTAACAATTACGACGTGTTCTCGCAGCGGGCTTACGTGGCGCAGTCGAAGAAATTCTTATATTTGCCGATCGCCTGGTTGCGAGCGCAAGCTCTGTAA